A genomic region of Fodinisporobacter ferrooxydans contains the following coding sequences:
- a CDS encoding ROK family transcriptional regulator, which produces MAGSTILAGNAQLMKQINRSAILSVIRTQGPIPRAEIAKLTNLTPPTVTNIVGELMEERLVIEGERGHSSGGRKPIMLEINPQAGYILGVDVGSKRFTVLGVDLDANIHAEIERPLPAQPTVDSFLAMLADTLEDAITAIASGNQFAREQLMGIGVGMHGIVDVRQGLGIFAPNLQLREVPIRDYLMHRFSVPVQVDNDVRAMAVGESWFGNARDIQNFVCINVGYGIGAAIVLHHELYRGMSGSAGEIGHITVAEDGLRCSCGNYGCLQAMAAGPAIAQRAAQAIRTGTDSVLSSLVQERLEGLTGAMIHQAALQGDRLAIRVLADTGRYLGISIAQLIHILNPELIIVGGGVAKAGDFLFEPLRKTVEKHSLKLPFANTPIVPAALGEKATAIGAASMSIKALFSPAPM; this is translated from the coding sequence ATGGCGGGCTCGACCATTCTTGCAGGCAATGCACAATTGATGAAACAGATCAATCGTTCTGCAATTCTCTCTGTTATTCGCACACAAGGGCCGATTCCGCGTGCAGAGATCGCCAAATTGACAAATTTGACTCCCCCCACGGTTACCAACATTGTCGGTGAGTTAATGGAGGAAAGGCTTGTCATTGAAGGGGAGCGTGGACATTCCAGCGGCGGCAGGAAGCCCATCATGCTGGAAATCAATCCACAGGCGGGCTATATCCTTGGCGTAGACGTCGGTTCCAAGCGATTCACCGTTCTCGGGGTCGATCTGGATGCGAACATACATGCGGAGATCGAGCGGCCGCTGCCTGCACAGCCGACTGTGGACAGCTTTTTAGCCATGCTCGCAGACACCCTGGAAGATGCGATCACTGCGATTGCAAGCGGGAATCAGTTTGCGAGAGAGCAATTAATGGGAATTGGCGTTGGCATGCATGGGATCGTGGATGTGCGGCAAGGGTTGGGAATCTTTGCTCCCAATCTGCAATTGCGTGAGGTCCCGATCCGGGACTATCTGATGCACCGTTTCTCCGTACCTGTACAGGTGGACAATGACGTCCGGGCGATGGCGGTAGGTGAGAGTTGGTTTGGCAATGCCAGAGACATACAGAACTTTGTCTGCATCAATGTAGGATATGGGATTGGCGCCGCCATCGTCTTGCATCATGAATTGTATCGCGGCATGAGCGGCAGTGCCGGAGAGATCGGTCATATCACGGTCGCTGAAGACGGACTGCGCTGCAGTTGCGGCAATTATGGGTGTTTGCAGGCGATGGCTGCCGGTCCTGCCATCGCGCAGCGTGCGGCGCAGGCGATCCGAACGGGAACAGACAGTGTGCTTTCATCTCTGGTGCAGGAGCGCTTGGAGGGACTGACCGGCGCCATGATCCATCAGGCGGCACTTCAGGGAGATCGCCTGGCCATTCGGGTATTGGCGGACACGGGACGGTATCTCGGCATTTCCATTGCACAGCTCATCCATATCCTGAATCCGGAATTGATTATCGTGGGCGGCGGTGTGGCAAAAGCGGGCGACTTTCTTTTTGAACCGCTGCGAAAAACGGTGGAAAAACACAGTCTCAAGCTTCCCTTTGCCAATACGCCCATTGTCCCGGCGGCACTCGGGGAAAAGGCCACAGCCATCGGCGCTGCCAGCATGAGCATCAAAGCGCTGTTTTCCCCTGCTCCAATGTAA
- the galE gene encoding UDP-glucose 4-epimerase GalE, giving the protein MAILVTGGAGYIGSHTVAELLQQGETVVVLDSLQKGHRQAVAGCTFYQGNILDEELLHKIFTGHGIEAVVHFAAESQVGESVQIPLHYYQNNVVGTYTLVKSMIGHDVKKIVFSSTAATYGEPKQIPIPESSDTNPTSPYGETKLAIEKMLRWCDQAYGLKSVCLRYFNAAGAHPDGHIGEDHTPESHLIPIILQVALGQREAIQIFGDDYPTADGTCIRDYIHVMDLANAHFLAIEYLRQNESSSICNLGNGKGFSVKEVIEKARMITGHPIPAVVSPRRAGDPAVLVASSKQAQNELGWKPQYGQLETILAHAWNWHRNHPRGYDDK; this is encoded by the coding sequence ATGGCAATCTTGGTAACAGGCGGAGCGGGATATATCGGCAGTCATACGGTTGCAGAATTGTTGCAGCAAGGAGAAACGGTGGTTGTGCTGGACAGTTTGCAAAAAGGCCACAGACAGGCTGTCGCGGGCTGTACGTTCTATCAAGGGAATATTTTGGACGAAGAACTTCTGCACAAGATTTTTACCGGGCACGGAATTGAGGCAGTTGTACACTTTGCAGCAGAATCCCAAGTCGGGGAAAGTGTACAGATCCCCTTGCATTACTACCAAAATAACGTAGTCGGCACATATACACTTGTAAAATCGATGATTGGGCACGATGTGAAAAAAATCGTTTTTTCCTCAACGGCTGCTACATACGGCGAACCCAAACAAATCCCGATTCCGGAGAGCAGCGATACAAACCCGACATCGCCATATGGAGAAACAAAATTAGCCATTGAGAAGATGCTCCGCTGGTGCGACCAGGCGTATGGCTTGAAATCGGTGTGTTTGCGCTATTTTAATGCGGCAGGAGCGCATCCGGACGGGCACATCGGCGAAGATCACACGCCGGAAAGCCATTTGATCCCCATTATTTTGCAAGTTGCACTGGGACAGCGGGAAGCCATTCAGATATTCGGCGACGATTATCCGACAGCAGACGGCACATGCATCCGCGACTACATCCATGTCATGGATTTGGCCAATGCGCACTTTTTGGCCATTGAATACCTGCGGCAAAACGAGTCGAGCAGCATTTGCAATCTGGGCAACGGTAAAGGATTTTCCGTCAAAGAAGTGATTGAAAAGGCGCGCATGATCACGGGGCATCCCATTCCCGCAGTCGTATCGCCGCGCAGGGCAGGCGACCCGGCTGTGCTTGTCGCTTCGTCCAAGCAAGCCCAAAACGAGTTGGGATGGAAGCCCCAATATGGACAGCTGGAAACGATTCTCGCACACGCATGGAACTGGCATCGCAACCATCCGCGGGGATATGACGACAAATAA
- a CDS encoding galactokinase: MKPADQKTAERQFLQEEFIKHYGGDPANVRLFFAPGRINLIGEHTDYNGGYVFPAALTLGTWLMIRKRPDRRIRFASVNIPETVECAADDLQYRAEDDWANYPKGVIAELQQLGIEPFGADLLYYGNIPNGAGLSSSASIELVTALAISTLAGVSLDPVDLVKISQRAENHFVGVNCGIMDQFAVGMGKQDHAILLQCATLDYELVPLRLAGYQLVITNTNKRRGLTDSKYNERRAECEQGLAALQKVLPAISHLADVTPEMLEMYEHVIPQHHVKKRVRHVVEENARVKQAVGALQAGDLRKFGELMIASHDSLRDLYEVTGVELDTLYEVAKQVQGCIGTRMTGAGFGGCTVSLVESGQVEAFQIDVAKRYTEKTGLAPSFYLCGIGDGVKEME; encoded by the coding sequence ATGAAACCGGCAGATCAAAAGACAGCAGAACGGCAGTTTTTGCAAGAGGAATTTATCAAACACTACGGCGGCGATCCGGCAAATGTTCGGCTGTTTTTTGCGCCGGGACGGATTAATTTGATCGGAGAACATACCGATTACAACGGCGGATATGTGTTTCCGGCGGCGCTGACGTTGGGCACTTGGCTGATGATTCGAAAACGCCCGGATCGTCGAATCCGCTTTGCATCTGTAAACATTCCGGAAACTGTGGAATGTGCTGCGGATGATTTGCAATACAGAGCAGAGGATGATTGGGCGAATTATCCCAAAGGCGTCATCGCGGAATTGCAGCAGCTTGGCATAGAGCCCTTTGGCGCCGACTTGTTGTACTATGGAAATATACCCAATGGCGCAGGTCTTTCCTCCTCCGCCTCCATTGAGTTGGTAACGGCACTCGCCATTTCGACGCTTGCCGGAGTATCACTGGACCCCGTCGACCTTGTGAAAATATCCCAACGGGCGGAAAATCATTTCGTCGGCGTCAATTGCGGGATCATGGATCAGTTTGCCGTTGGAATGGGGAAGCAAGATCACGCCATTTTGCTGCAATGTGCCACATTGGACTACGAGCTTGTACCATTGCGGCTGGCAGGATACCAATTGGTAATCACGAATACGAATAAAAGGCGCGGCTTGACCGATTCCAAATACAATGAACGGCGGGCGGAGTGTGAACAAGGTCTTGCGGCATTGCAGAAAGTCCTGCCTGCTATTTCGCATCTGGCGGATGTAACGCCCGAGATGTTGGAAATGTACGAACATGTCATCCCGCAACACCATGTAAAAAAACGCGTCCGGCATGTCGTGGAGGAAAACGCCAGAGTCAAGCAAGCGGTTGGCGCATTACAAGCGGGCGACTTGCGGAAGTTTGGCGAATTGATGATCGCTTCACATGATTCCTTGCGGGATCTCTATGAAGTCACCGGGGTGGAGCTAGATACGCTGTATGAAGTGGCAAAACAGGTGCAGGGATGCATCGGGACGCGCATGACGGGGGCAGGATTCGGCGGCTGTACAGTCAGTCTGGTGGAATCCGGGCAAGTGGAAGCGTTTCAGATCGATGTAGCCAAACGCTACACGGAGAAAACGGGTCTTGCGCCTTCCTTCTATCTTTGCGGAATCGGCGACGGAGTGAAAGAGATGGAATAA
- the galT gene encoding galactose-1-phosphate uridylyltransferase, which produces MAELRYNPLLDDWTMVASHRQNRPQMPKDYCPFCPGSGKVPEEYTVYKYDNDFPALSNHPPVPDPVGSGLYKTKEAYGACEVILYSPDHHATLPQLSVSHITQLIDLWTDRFKELEKDPQHKYILIFENRGEEVGVTMPHPHGQIYAYSYLPLKIRTELDTCGRHHQTTGRCLICDMNREEAAFQQRIIRENAHFAAYIPFFTDYPYGVFIVSKQHKTAISDFSNEEKMSLAEILKEITGAMDQLFELPFPYMMALHQRPVNSDSVEEFYHFHIEFYPPLRSKDRIKYNASSETAAWAPCNPRAVEETAEELRIALQTFLQNDQYMAQKNDQKTGQCDVQKNAQGDAK; this is translated from the coding sequence ATGGCGGAGTTGCGCTATAATCCGTTGCTGGATGACTGGACAATGGTCGCGTCCCATCGGCAAAATCGGCCGCAAATGCCCAAAGACTACTGCCCGTTTTGTCCGGGTTCCGGGAAAGTGCCGGAAGAATATACGGTTTACAAATATGACAACGATTTCCCGGCGCTGTCGAATCATCCTCCCGTTCCCGATCCGGTGGGAAGCGGTCTATACAAAACAAAGGAAGCATACGGAGCATGTGAAGTGATCCTGTATTCTCCCGATCATCATGCCACATTGCCACAGTTGTCTGTCAGCCACATCACCCAACTGATTGATTTGTGGACAGACCGATTCAAAGAGCTGGAAAAAGATCCGCAACACAAATACATTCTGATTTTTGAAAATCGGGGGGAAGAAGTCGGTGTCACAATGCCGCATCCCCATGGGCAAATCTATGCCTATTCCTACCTGCCGCTGAAGATTCGCACGGAACTGGACACATGCGGACGACATCATCAAACAACAGGCCGCTGTCTGATCTGTGATATGAATCGGGAAGAAGCGGCATTTCAGCAGCGGATCATCCGGGAAAATGCCCATTTTGCCGCCTATATTCCGTTTTTTACCGACTATCCGTATGGCGTCTTTATCGTTAGCAAACAGCATAAAACGGCAATTTCCGATTTTTCAAATGAAGAAAAAATGAGCCTTGCCGAGATCCTGAAAGAGATTACAGGCGCCATGGACCAGTTATTTGAGCTGCCCTTTCCCTATATGATGGCATTGCACCAAAGACCGGTAAACAGCGATTCTGTGGAGGAATTCTATCATTTTCACATCGAATTTTATCCGCCGCTGCGTTCGAAAGATCGCATCAAATACAACGCATCATCGGAGACAGCCGCATGGGCGCCCTGCAACCCGCGCGCGGTAGAAGAAACAGCAGAAGAACTGCGGATTGCTTTGCAAACATTTTTACAAAATGACCAATATATGGCCCAAAAAAATGACCAAAAAACTGGCCAATGTGATGTCCAAAAAAATGCGCAAGGAGATGCAAAATGA
- the mobA gene encoding molybdenum cofactor guanylyltransferase: MQCIILAGGQSRRMGQPKAFLPYKNKTILEAIIDQLREVCTHLIIVTSDQLYDKAGEIIQSAYDLPAAISVVADVPEYTGAGPLAGIFSGMSTAETQYVKEAWNEEAKPEDELFFVIACDMPYICLPLLERMRKMAAEHVEYDAVMIEKQPFHAIYRRRIVSDLRHCLDRRQLRMNDLLQKIHAVEIPMSELPHMAQIAFTNINTPEDYRTLQQRT; encoded by the coding sequence ATGCAATGCATTATACTTGCAGGCGGACAAAGCAGGCGAATGGGCCAACCGAAAGCGTTTCTGCCGTACAAAAACAAAACAATCCTGGAAGCGATCATTGATCAGCTGCGGGAAGTTTGTACACATCTGATCATTGTTACAAGCGACCAATTGTATGACAAAGCCGGAGAAATCATTCAGAGTGCTTATGATTTACCGGCAGCCATTTCTGTCGTTGCAGATGTTCCGGAATATACAGGAGCGGGTCCGCTTGCAGGAATATTTTCCGGCATGAGTACTGCTGAAACCCAATATGTAAAGGAAGCTTGGAACGAGGAAGCCAAGCCAGAAGACGAGCTGTTTTTTGTCATCGCTTGCGATATGCCATATATATGCTTGCCACTGCTGGAACGCATGAGGAAGATGGCGGCAGAGCATGTGGAGTATGATGCCGTCATGATTGAGAAACAACCGTTCCACGCCATTTACCGCCGCCGCATTGTATCGGATTTGCGCCATTGCCTTGATCGACGGCAATTGCGAATGAACGACCTGCTGCAGAAAATTCATGCAGTCGAAATCCCTATGTCAGAATTGCCGCATATGGCACAGATCGCCTTTACCAATATCAATACACCTGAAGATTATCGGACGTTGCAACAACGTACGTAA
- a CDS encoding DUF3892 domain-containing protein has product MLDPQQLYLVAAKKDAQGNVVAFRTNHGDVFSYAQALEFAKQGRIAEVEVYNVNGKEVLRAEDDGIEGNDLNDLPEFDQILSDS; this is encoded by the coding sequence ATGCTCGATCCACAACAATTATACTTAGTCGCCGCAAAAAAGGATGCACAAGGGAATGTTGTCGCTTTCCGGACGAATCACGGGGATGTGTTCAGTTACGCACAAGCACTGGAATTTGCAAAGCAAGGAAGAATTGCTGAAGTTGAGGTATACAATGTCAACGGAAAAGAAGTGCTGCGCGCCGAGGATGACGGCATCGAAGGAAATGATTTGAATGACTTGCCGGAGTTTGATCAAATTTTGTCCGACAGCTAA
- a CDS encoding HesB/YadR/YfhF family protein has protein sequence MKLIVTDAAVSWFRDEMHVKDGEGVRIFARYGGCGTVQSGFSLGIAKEHPREIGISATSSGILFFIETDDMWYLNDSDLTVDYDRAKDEIVFHV, from the coding sequence ATGAAGCTTATAGTCACAGATGCGGCAGTCAGTTGGTTTCGGGATGAAATGCATGTGAAAGATGGGGAAGGTGTCCGCATTTTTGCCCGTTACGGTGGGTGCGGCACGGTGCAATCCGGATTCTCATTGGGGATTGCCAAGGAACATCCCCGCGAAATCGGGATTAGCGCAACATCTTCCGGCATTCTCTTTTTTATCGAAACAGATGATATGTGGTATTTGAACGATTCGGATTTAACGGTTGACTATGATCGGGCGAAAGATGAAATTGTATTTCATGTGTAA
- the helD gene encoding RNA polymerase recycling motor HelD encodes MINAKDWNQEQQRLDLVTEKLQARIVELDPEVAGLRDQATDIRRRFWEEVTVNTSTYEDFEETFYSIKQQEALLSERERSYLLRMQQWKSMKRLLLSPYFGRIDFQENGLSFSEQIYIGVSSFVDTDGLSFLIYDWRTPIASMYYDYSPGAAEYDTPAGSITGTMKLKRQYQIHEGQLCNIFDTDLTIGDELLQQVLGKSADAQMKSIVATIQKEQNAIIREDKSRMLIVQGAAGSGKTSAALQRVAYLLYKHRERLKADQIVLFSPNPMFNSYVSTVLPELGEENMQQTTFQEYLEYWIGTTLCLEDLFDQIEYVLTAQEHEARLSGIEYKASVAFLQALQNYAQWLGQEGMRFNSICFRDRELITVEQMKTQFYSYDSSIRLANRVAMLQEWLLKELTILERKEREALWVQEELYYLEKEQYAAAFSELHKERGVFDFAEHYEEVHEIVHNKRRRDEGDFDYAEREEEILRRMIVKDHFKPLRRSVKQMLFIDMVGLYAQLFGNKDNYGKMTNETEAPELWPDICEQTKEKLSRLELFYEDATPYLYLKELVEGVRTSTEVRHIFVDEGQDYSMFQYEFIKKLFPRARMTVLGDFGQAIFAQSTELYVSDSPLVRLYGESETRLVRLVRSYRSTREIVEFTKSLLPSGKEIVPFERSGKKPLLSMVGSNEQLATQIAEDLAALQAEGFASIAVITKTAAESHDAYELLTAQGCPSLRLITKKTPTFEKGTLVIPAYLAKGVEFDAVLIYDASSQTYHRESERKLFYTACTRAMHQLLLYTTGEWTPFIQALDTSLFEVNIRH; translated from the coding sequence ATGATAAACGCAAAGGATTGGAATCAAGAACAGCAGAGACTGGATCTGGTAACGGAAAAGCTTCAAGCGAGAATCGTCGAACTGGATCCGGAGGTGGCTGGGCTGCGCGATCAGGCGACGGACATCCGCAGACGATTTTGGGAGGAAGTTACGGTCAACACGAGTACCTACGAAGATTTTGAAGAGACTTTCTACAGTATAAAGCAACAAGAGGCATTATTATCCGAACGGGAGCGAAGCTACCTACTTCGCATGCAGCAATGGAAAAGCATGAAACGGCTGCTGTTATCACCTTACTTTGGGCGCATCGATTTCCAAGAGAATGGTCTGAGCTTCAGCGAACAGATCTACATCGGCGTATCATCCTTCGTAGATACAGATGGCCTGAGTTTTCTGATATATGACTGGCGGACACCTATTGCGAGCATGTACTACGACTATTCCCCGGGAGCAGCCGAATATGACACGCCGGCCGGATCCATAACTGGGACAATGAAGCTGAAGCGGCAGTACCAGATCCATGAGGGTCAATTATGCAATATTTTCGACACGGACTTAACGATCGGCGACGAATTGCTGCAGCAGGTGCTCGGTAAGAGTGCGGATGCTCAGATGAAGAGCATCGTGGCGACCATCCAAAAAGAGCAAAACGCCATTATACGCGAAGACAAGAGCCGGATGCTCATTGTGCAGGGGGCGGCCGGCAGCGGGAAGACCTCTGCGGCACTGCAGCGGGTGGCGTACTTGCTGTACAAGCACCGAGAGCGGCTCAAGGCTGACCAAATCGTTCTTTTCTCGCCGAATCCGATGTTTAACAGCTATGTATCCACCGTCCTTCCCGAGCTTGGTGAAGAAAATATGCAGCAGACGACCTTTCAAGAATATCTTGAATATTGGATCGGAACGACGTTGTGTCTAGAAGATCTGTTCGATCAGATCGAATACGTGCTGACAGCGCAAGAGCATGAGGCTCGGCTGAGTGGGATTGAATATAAAGCGTCTGTAGCGTTCCTTCAAGCTCTCCAAAATTATGCGCAATGGCTGGGTCAGGAGGGCATGCGATTCAACAGCATCTGTTTTAGGGACCGCGAATTGATCACAGTAGAGCAAATGAAAACACAGTTTTACAGTTATGATTCTTCCATTCGCTTGGCCAATCGCGTTGCAATGCTGCAAGAGTGGTTGCTGAAGGAGCTGACTATACTGGAGCGCAAGGAGCGGGAGGCGCTCTGGGTGCAGGAGGAGCTTTATTATCTTGAAAAGGAGCAATACGCTGCTGCGTTCAGCGAGTTACACAAAGAGAGGGGTGTCTTTGACTTTGCCGAACACTATGAAGAAGTTCACGAGATAGTGCACAATAAGCGCCGGCGAGACGAGGGCGACTTCGACTATGCCGAGCGGGAAGAAGAAATACTGCGTCGCATGATCGTGAAGGATCACTTTAAACCGTTGAGGCGAAGCGTGAAGCAGATGTTGTTCATCGATATGGTTGGGCTGTACGCGCAGCTGTTCGGCAATAAGGACAATTATGGCAAGATGACGAATGAGACCGAAGCTCCCGAGCTTTGGCCGGACATCTGCGAGCAAACCAAGGAAAAGCTTAGTCGACTTGAACTGTTCTATGAAGATGCGACACCGTACCTGTATTTAAAAGAGCTTGTTGAGGGCGTTCGGACGAGTACAGAGGTACGGCATATATTCGTTGATGAGGGTCAGGATTATTCAATGTTTCAATATGAATTTATAAAAAAGTTGTTTCCCCGTGCTCGCATGACGGTACTCGGCGATTTCGGCCAGGCAATCTTCGCTCAGTCAACGGAACTGTACGTTTCAGATTCACCGCTGGTTCGGCTTTACGGCGAGTCTGAAACGAGATTGGTTCGCCTTGTTCGCAGTTATCGGTCAACCCGAGAGATTGTGGAGTTCACAAAGTCGTTATTGCCGAGTGGCAAGGAGATCGTGCCCTTCGAAAGAAGCGGGAAGAAGCCGCTTCTTTCAATGGTGGGCAGTAACGAGCAGTTGGCAACGCAAATAGCAGAGGATCTTGCGGCGCTTCAGGCGGAAGGCTTTGCCTCCATCGCCGTCATTACGAAAACAGCGGCCGAAAGCCACGACGCTTACGAGCTCTTGACCGCTCAGGGATGCCCGTCGCTGCGGCTGATTACGAAGAAGACGCCCACCTTCGAAAAAGGAACGTTGGTCATTCCCGCATATCTCGCTAAGGGCGTTGAATTTGACGCTGTTCTGATCTATGATGCTTCTTCGCAGACGTATCATCGGGAAAGCGAGCGCAAGCTCTTTTATACAGCATGCACGCGTGCGATGCACCAGCTTCTGCTTTATACGACAGGAGAATGGACGCCATTCATTCAAGCATTGGATACGTCTTTGTTTGAGGTAAACATAAGGCATTGA
- a CDS encoding aspartyl protease family protein, giving the protein MKIQIQYGLPIVTVSLAYKGKQLLLDDVLLDTGCSTTIFDTDEVEEVGLIIDRKGGRPRRMYGVGGESELCYEQTVTNLEIDGFMLDSFQIQLGITKETYGFNGILGVDFMIKAGLIIDFNEKVAIRK; this is encoded by the coding sequence ATGAAAATTCAAATACAATACGGGTTACCAATAGTAACTGTTTCCCTTGCATATAAAGGGAAACAGTTACTATTGGATGATGTGCTCTTGGATACAGGATGTTCAACTACAATCTTTGATACGGATGAAGTTGAAGAAGTTGGACTTATCATAGACCGTAAAGGTGGCAGGCCAAGAAGAATGTATGGAGTTGGGGGAGAAAGTGAACTGTGCTATGAGCAGACTGTAACAAATTTAGAAATTGATGGATTTATGCTGGATTCTTTTCAGATACAGTTAGGAATAACAAAAGAGACATATGGATTTAATGGAATTCTTGGTGTCGATTTTATGATTAAAGCAGGTCTAATTATTGATTTTAATGAAAAGGTTGCTATTAGAAAATAA